The genomic interval CATGAAGAAGAGAAGGGGTAAGAATGATTGTGGTTATGATGATGGTGGTAAAGGTAGGTCTGCTAGGTTTAATCTGGACAGGGAAACTCTACCAAGAAGGTTTGATTACACAGAACTAGTTGAAGCCACCAAAGGGTTTGCTGATGAAGCAAGGCTTGGAAGAGGAGGCTCGGGACAGGTTTACAAAGGGGTTCTGAGCTATTTTGGAAGGGTTGTTGCTGTGAAAAGGATTTTCACCAACTTTGAAAATTCAGAGAGGGTTTTCATCAACGAGGTTAGGATCATAAGCCGTCTTATACACAGAAACTTGGTGCAGTTCGTAGGGTGGTGCCACGAGCAAGGAGAGTTTCTGTTGGTTTTTGATTACATGCCTAATGGAAGCCTCGACACTCATCTCTTCGGTGACAAAAAACCTTTGGCCTGGGATATTAGGTATGTATggttaaataatatatacactctctatcttcttttatttattttatcatgaACAAAACTTGGATACTTagtgttttaatttaattagcaTATATAATTCTTCAATCAGACTTTCATCAGAATTCTATTTTAATCACACTTTTATTGAGTTGATTACATCAGTTATGGAACTTCAATTACACACTTTGTCTTCTAAAATTTTCTAACAGGTACAAGGTAGCATTAGGCGTGGCTTTGGCACTTCGTTATCTTCATGAGGATGCCGAACAGAGTGTTCTTCATAGGGATATTAAGTCGGCTAATGTGTTGCTGGACACAGATTTTAGCACGAAGCTTGGAGATTTTGGGATGGCCAAGTTGGTGGATCCAAGGTTGAAGACTCAGAGGACAGGAGTGGTGGGGACTTACGGGTACCTTGCCCCAGAATACATGAATGGAGGTAGGGCTAGCAAGGAATCAGACATGTATAGTTTTGGTGTTGTGGCTCTTGAAATTGCATGTGGAAGAAGGACTTATCTGGATGGGGAGTTTCATATACCTCTGATGAACTGGGTGTGGCAACAGTATGTGGAAGGGAATGTGATGGATGTTGTTGATGAGAGATTGAACATGGAGTTTGATGTGGATGAAATGAGAAGCTTGATCATTGTGGGGTTGTGGTGCACTAACCCTAACGACAAGGAAAGGCCAAAGGCAGCACAAGTAATAAAAGTTCTTGAGCTTGAAGCACCATTGCCAGAGCTTCCACTTGATATGCATGATCGTCCTCCTCTTTCTCTAAGTACTTATAATCATGCACAACCCACTCATAATTCCTTACAATCACTACCCTTCACTAACAGTTTTGTCACTATTGGACGTTAATTTGCTAAGTCAGGCTCTGATCCCACACCATGAAGTTATGCATAATTTTcgtttcattttattttgatcTTGCGTTTGTTACCAAGTATTTAGTGACCAGCAACTAGTTGGAAGATGATTTCCTTTTCTCCTTTGAAAAATCAACGATGAACATCTAAATACTAGAATGATGTCTTATAGGTGATATGATGTACTAGATTGAGGTATTTTTAATGGAAAAATATATGTTCACACCACTGTTTGTCAAAAACATTCTTTTTATAACTCcttttcttaataaaatattatattataataaaatataacttaatataattgaataatgaatgtagacaaaaaaaaagtgtCAATGAATTATGGTCTTTTTCAATAAAGGTGAAGATTCTAaatataacattattattacaattttcTACTTTGTTTTATATCTGATTAGGAAAAACAACTGAGGTAGAAAATAACATCTTTTgacaataaaattattgattCTAATTTAATAAGTTAAACTAAATTACCGAATGAATCTAAAATTAAAAGTTGTTTAGATGGCGAACTCTAAACTGCAACCTTTGGATACAGATTAAGGAGGAATACCACTTGTAATCAATCATCATACCTGCTCCAATCTTAAAATGAAACATATTATAACTCAAATCAACACATGAAAAGATGATGTCAAAACCAGACACATACTTGCTCCAAAACTTGACACATCTTCATAAAATAATAGAGAGCTGAAAAATTACAAAGCCAAGAGGTTTAGAAGGATAAGAAGGAGAATCATGGATGTTTAGCAGAAAGTATTGGCAACGACACATTTTGTTTAAGAACATTAATGACCTCTTCTGCTGTTGGTCTTTCTTTGTGATCTTCCAGGGTACACCATATTCCCACAGTGAGCAAACATGTCATTTCACTCACATCAAAATCTTTCTTCAATTTCTCATCAGCAGCATTCAAAATCTTTCCATCCACATAATGTTTCCATACCCAATTCCTCAAAGTCCTTCTTCCACATGCTATTTCCAAAGCCAACACCCCAAAACCGTACATGTCTGATTCCTTGCTAGCCCTTCCTTCCTTCACATATTCAGGGGCCAGGTACCCATATGTCCCCACCACCcttgtcttctcactcctcaaTCTTGGATCCACCAACTTCGCCATTCCAAAATCACTAAGCTTAGCATTGAAATCCCTGTCTAACAAAACATTACCTGCCTTGATATCCCTGTGAAGAACACACTGCTCCACGTCTTCATGGAGATAACCAAGTGCTCTCACCACACCTAATGCTATGCTATATCTCACACCCCATGTCAAACTCCTTCTGTTCCCAAAGAGATGAGTCTCAAGGCTTCCATTATCTAAGTAATCCATAACTAGAAACAACTTCCCTTCCTCCTGGCACCACCCAATGAACTGCACAAGGTTTTTATGTATAAGCCTGCTTATAATCTTCACTTCGTTTCTAAATATTCTCTCCGAATCTTCCACGTCTGAAGAAATCCATTTCACCGCCACCACACGCCCTAAATCACTCAGAAACCCTTTGTAAACTTGTCCATGCCCACCTTCTCCAAGCCTTCTATCATCTGCAAACCCGTTGGTGGCTGCAACCAATTCGTTATAACCAAACCTTCTAGGCGTAGCTTCTCTGTCAAAACAAAATCCATCCTcgtttcttctcttcttcatcATCCAACACGTAATACTAATAACCACGAGCGCAAATATAATAGACCAAATCACTGCAACAGCCACTACTTTTTCCCTACCCTTGTATTCTGTTGTGAAAACAATTTCTTTGTTTGCTTCTCTATGTGTGAAATTTATTAGATCTAGACTAGAACTGAATTCCCATGAATGGATAACATTTTCCTCAATGGATGATCCGGTTGAACCTGAAAAACCAATAGCGACCCACTCCGGTAGAAGTTCCGCTAGGTCGATCTGGTAGGAAAGATAAGCGTTAGGAGTAGAAGCGGAACTACTTCCATCGAAGAACCACGAGACAGCAATGAGTTTGGCAGAAGCATTGTAAGTTATCAAGGCATGTCCCATGTTCCCTTTGTTGCTCTCAATATCAAACTTGGTATAATTGAGAGATACCACAGAGCCATTGTTGATCCCTACGTGCTGCATTGGAGGGTCCAAGTCGTTTATAAAAGTGTCAAATTCGACAGCAAGTATGGGTATGTTTTCATAGTATAGGCCGAGACCGGAACCAGCTATCATGGTGTTCGGAATCTGGTAGGAAAGAGGTGCGACGTAGAAGCCAAATCCGTCACCGTAAATGGTGTCAGGGGATTGGATAGTGAATGAAAAACGAGTTGAAAAATCAGTGAGTTTTCCGTTAGAAGAGTTTTTGAGGTGTAGTGGTTGGCCATAGATTGCTCTTCCAATTCCACTATAGATGAGTGAGTTGAGTTGTATGCTTCCGTTCAAAATCTTGGCTACGCCTGCGTATCCAATGAGGCCTGCGTTTTCAGTGTCGTCAAAGTTAGTTATGCTGAAGGAAAATGGTTGAGCTATAGTTCTTGGAAGGATAAGCAGAAGAAGAAAACTTCCGAAGTAGTGGGAATTTTTTGAGGTAGCTAACATGATTTATTTGACTGAGTGTACTGGGTACGAGGATGCAAGTTCGGGATTGTCTTATATGTATTTGCAAGTTGCAGGGAAGACACGGAAGAAGATGATTCAACAGAAACCCTAACAACACGTTTTGAAATGGTCATGATTTTTGGAATTGTTCGTaagaatttaatttcaaaacgAAAACTTCCTAAAATACTTTTGGATACAGGGGTAATTTTAAGATGACAAtgtaattaaatttcataaataatttatcaatacacctaaattaaaactaaatagTTCAGCTAGTGACTTATGTAAGAGAAGTCTCAAAATTTACTCTGgtacttttttttatacattattcTTTTAGTAGAACacgtcaaaatatttttttctcttttttattattttagttcttGAGAACAAAATTAAGAGAAGAAATCGATTTCTTCTTTTAAGATTctccttctatttttttttatcggcaaagaATTAAGTAAATTAAGAGAttcttcaggggtatcccaacccttatacaaatacCATCAACAAGTctaaaaagaagataaaaagagTGGCATAAAGCTGCATAATAAACAGCAGCTTGCCCAAAAGACCTTTCAAAAAACCTTGGTCTGTCATTGCATGAGTCCCCACATACACTGCCTTTTTGTTCCAGCATTTTATCTAAAACGATTCTTAGGTGATTGGCACGTGGAGTGGTACATTGTCTCTCTCACTCCTACTTCTTTCTTAGGTGGCTTTGGAGAAGTAAATCATCTCCAGCTTAGCAAAATACCCACCGATCCAGCCAACCACCGAAACCACCCACCAATCCCAACACAAGCCTCCTTTATTCAATAACTTTAGAATAATCCCCGCTCTTCTTTTGCACCTCTTTACCTTTGACCCTGCCACTCTTCACCCAGATAATTCCCCTGCCTCAGCCGAGAATTCAACTAGCATTCACTTCCATTGCTGGCTATGCCCTTGCTCGCATATCTCAAATTCGCCAAACCAGAGAGCATATCAGTACGAATACTTCCAGCCTTGCTAGGATTAGACCCGCTCCAGCTCCGATTACTCCAAGCAAGTCCACCGTTCATCTGCAACTTCTAATACATTGGTTGGGGTTAAGCATCCAATCAAAGAAACCATAGTTGAAGGACGTTACCCTATGTTTCCACCACAACCAAGATAACAACTGTGCACTGTGAAAAATTTCAATCGCATCTGGAACCCCTTGTTCAAACACTATCCTGTTTCTTTGGTCCCATATACACCTTACTATTGCCACCCACATACCCTTCCATAATTGATTCTGTCCTAAGGTAAAG from Phaseolus vulgaris cultivar G19833 chromosome 1, P. vulgaris v2.0, whole genome shotgun sequence carries:
- the LOC137816717 gene encoding L-type lectin-domain containing receptor kinase IX.1-like; its protein translation is MLATSKNSHYFGSFLLLLILPRTIAQPFSFSITNFDDTENAGLIGYAGVAKILNGSIQLNSLIYSGIGRAIYGQPLHLKNSSNGKLTDFSTRFSFTIQSPDTIYGDGFGFYVAPLSYQIPNTMIAGSGLGLYYENIPILAVEFDTFINDLDPPMQHVGINNGSVVSLNYTKFDIESNKGNMGHALITYNASAKLIAVSWFFDGSSSASTPNAYLSYQIDLAELLPEWVAIGFSGSTGSSIEENVIHSWEFSSSLDLINFTHREANKEIVFTTEYKGREKVVAVAVIWSIIFALVVISITCWMMKKRRNEDGFCFDREATPRRFGYNELVAATNGFADDRRLGEGGHGQVYKGFLSDLGRVVAVKWISSDVEDSERIFRNEVKIISRLIHKNLVQFIGWCQEEGKLFLVMDYLDNGSLETHLFGNRRSLTWGVRYSIALGVVRALGYLHEDVEQCVLHRDIKAGNVLLDRDFNAKLSDFGMAKLVDPRLRSEKTRVVGTYGYLAPEYVKEGRASKESDMYGFGVLALEIACGRRTLRNWVWKHYVDGKILNAADEKLKKDFDVSEMTCLLTVGIWCTLEDHKERPTAEEVINVLKQNVSLPILSAKHP
- the LOC137816713 gene encoding L-type lectin-domain containing receptor kinase IX.1-like, with amino-acid sequence MRFADMVTIFVLFLAIPSPFLKTVESLNFNITNFDDPESAKNMAYMGDGKPKNGSIDLNIVSYYFRVGRALYAQPLHLWDSSSSVVTDFTTRFTFSIEKGNDDTASYADGFAFYIAPHGYQIPPNGAGGTFGLFNGTFNSFLPQNRILAVEFDTLNGTIDPPMQHVGIDDNSLKSATTGKFDIDENLGKKCNALVTYNASDKTLFVAWSFNGTATIHSNSSLSYKIDLLRTLPEWVDVGFSASTGELTERNLIHSWEFSSTLNSSTASNDNPSGGNEKSGKGLSKVMIVVVGTCFMVFVAVAANVAAWIIIMKKRRGKNDCGYDDGGKGRSARFNLDRETLPRRFDYTELVEATKGFADEARLGRGGSGQVYKGVLSYFGRVVAVKRIFTNFENSERVFINEVRIISRLIHRNLVQFVGWCHEQGEFLLVFDYMPNGSLDTHLFGDKKPLAWDIRYKVALGVALALRYLHEDAEQSVLHRDIKSANVLLDTDFSTKLGDFGMAKLVDPRLKTQRTGVVGTYGYLAPEYMNGGRASKESDMYSFGVVALEIACGRRTYLDGEFHIPLMNWVWQQYVEGNVMDVVDERLNMEFDVDEMRSLIIVGLWCTNPNDKERPKAAQVIKVLELEAPLPELPLDMHDRPPLSLSTYNHAQPTHNSLQSLPFTNSFVTIGR